In Cyclopterus lumpus isolate fCycLum1 chromosome 9, fCycLum1.pri, whole genome shotgun sequence, a single genomic region encodes these proteins:
- the zgc:101664 gene encoding shieldin complex subunit 3, which yields MADVVLHYDPGSAAGLSSLLERTERLLESFPCRTPPVFSPWFPAAADRHPPIRPARPAPVIVCPAGSLVHQPQEPDVPGPVAERCHDTPAPENSTKPEDGPPERAVAGHKDGASVTNSPLKRSWSVFSQRVLQTESLSKPFRHAVSVHRLHLHQRAKWVIGQHNCGEARDIEQVWRALSRCSRSSGLPTCNANIRRERVEIWVFCDVVHSERVGRFLKEELQLSGGIELSVHGRGNVFIL from the exons ATGGCTGATGTGGTTCTGCACTATGATCCTGGATCCGCTGCTGGACTCAGCAGTCTGttagagaggacagagaggctcCTGGAGTCTTTCCCCTGCAGGACTCCACCGGTCTTCTCTCCGTGGTTCCCCGCCGCCGCCGACCGCCACCCGCCCATCAGACCGGCCAGACCCGCTCCCGTCATTGTCTGCCCGGCCGGTTCCCTCGTCCACCAGCCGCAGGAACCCGACGTTCCCGGCCCCGTTGCCGAAAGATGTCACGACACGCCGGCGCCTGAAAATTCCACGAAGCCCGAAGATGGACCGCCAGAGAGGGCGGTCGCGGGACACAAAGATGGCGCCTCCGTCACGAACTCGCCACTCAAACGCTCCTGGAGCGTGTTCTCGCAGAGAGTTCTGCAGACGGAGTCGCTGTCCAAACCGTTCCGGCACGCGGTCTCGGTGCACCGGCTCCACCTGCACCAGAGGGCCAAATGGGTGATTGGGCAGCACAACTGTGGCGAGGCCAGAGACATCGAGCAG GTGTGGCGTGCCTTGAGCCGGTGCAGCCGGAGCTCCGGGCTGCCGACGTGCAACGCCAACATCCGGCGTGAGCGGGTGGAGATCTGGGTGTTCTGTGACGTGGTCCACTCGGAGCGGGTGGGCCGCTtcctgaaggaggagctgcagctgtcGGGGGGAATCGAACTGTCGGTCCACGGACGGGGGAACGTCTTCATCTTGTAG